The following proteins come from a genomic window of Paenibacillus swuensis:
- a CDS encoding extracellular solute-binding protein, giving the protein MVKKWCITALGVLCMTAALVACSTDDEKGNANDKAKPANNNAPEPQEQVAKTYKVTMFNPGFGLENPHPERENDPARKLLEEKLNIELDFVFAPDQKLQKINTLIASGSVPDLIAVDDRDTAVKLFNQNAVVPLDDYLKDTPELVGAFEESRWTAMKYNNQTIGIPGTEGIGGVNGYWIRNDWLTKLKLAVPTTHEELFTVMKAFTFDDPDGNGKADTYGFAGGLTKEGKLDSGLEYLFWMFGVSPEGMDVVDGKVTVNNVDPRMKDALAYINRMVKEKVIDPDWVTINMRSQLDEKMNKGKVGVVVADWRRMEPDGQKLMQELGGEVPDWIQIAPPKGPNGDQILSLDVFQNGQWVISKKAAEDPDKVKRLLELLQYMYTDKEIYPWLAYGVKDVTWTQTGDQVAVTDKFVDKAYSWTRHYAFVRRANDTVYFNFKNENTSKNLELNQKYLKPNNVIPFLVPDPEDTIAADRTKYMREMMLKFITGKEPLTNWDAFVQTVNEKFQLNKLIEINTKQLQEQGILK; this is encoded by the coding sequence ATGGTGAAAAAATGGTGTATTACCGCATTAGGTGTGTTGTGCATGACAGCGGCTCTGGTCGCCTGTTCCACAGACGATGAGAAGGGGAACGCGAATGATAAAGCGAAGCCCGCGAACAATAATGCCCCCGAACCGCAAGAGCAAGTTGCCAAAACTTATAAAGTGACGATGTTCAACCCGGGCTTCGGCTTGGAGAACCCGCATCCGGAACGGGAGAATGACCCCGCGCGCAAGCTGTTGGAGGAGAAACTCAACATCGAGCTGGATTTCGTCTTCGCTCCGGATCAGAAGCTGCAGAAAATTAATACATTAATTGCTTCGGGCAGCGTGCCGGATTTAATCGCAGTGGATGACCGCGACACCGCCGTCAAGCTGTTTAATCAGAATGCTGTGGTACCTTTGGATGACTACTTGAAAGATACGCCGGAGCTTGTGGGCGCCTTTGAGGAATCCCGTTGGACGGCCATGAAATATAACAACCAGACCATCGGTATCCCCGGTACGGAAGGGATTGGCGGTGTAAATGGTTACTGGATTCGCAATGACTGGTTAACGAAGCTGAAGCTGGCTGTGCCTACAACGCATGAAGAGTTATTTACTGTCATGAAAGCTTTCACGTTTGACGATCCCGATGGAAACGGGAAGGCGGATACGTACGGTTTTGCCGGCGGTTTGACGAAAGAGGGTAAGCTGGATTCCGGACTCGAGTATCTGTTCTGGATGTTCGGGGTCAGCCCTGAGGGCATGGATGTCGTGGATGGTAAAGTGACCGTGAACAATGTAGATCCGCGCATGAAGGACGCGTTGGCTTATATTAATCGCATGGTGAAAGAAAAGGTTATTGATCCGGACTGGGTGACCATTAACATGCGCTCCCAGCTCGATGAGAAGATGAATAAAGGTAAAGTGGGTGTCGTGGTAGCGGACTGGCGCCGGATGGAGCCGGACGGTCAGAAGCTGATGCAGGAGCTGGGCGGCGAAGTGCCGGATTGGATCCAGATCGCACCTCCGAAAGGCCCGAACGGAGACCAGATACTCTCGCTCGACGTGTTCCAGAACGGCCAATGGGTCATCTCCAAGAAGGCTGCGGAAGATCCGGACAAAGTGAAGCGGCTGCTGGAATTGTTGCAATACATGTACACGGACAAAGAAATTTACCCTTGGCTGGCTTACGGTGTGAAGGATGTAACATGGACACAGACCGGGGACCAGGTCGCGGTAACGGATAAATTCGTGGATAAGGCTTACAGCTGGACCCGCCATTACGCTTTTGTCAGAAGAGCGAACGACACGGTGTACTTTAATTTCAAAAACGAGAATACAAGCAAAAACCTGGAACTTAACCAAAAATATTTGAAGCCGAACAATGTAATTCCTTTCCTCGTTCCTGATCCGGAAGATACGATTGCGGCGGACCGCACCAAGTATATGAGAGAGATGATGCTGAAGTTTATTACAGGGAAGGAGCCTTTGACGAACTGGGATGCTTTTGTCCAGACGGTGAATGAAAAGTTCCAGTTAAACAAACTCATTGAAATCAACACAAAGCAATTGCAGGAGCAGGGGATACTGAAATAG
- a CDS encoding cache domain-containing sensor histidine kinase, protein MRWIHGISFKLFTLCFAILLCSILLISLVSYQFMRGEMVKHERVYTEQILLKVEQYLDLYSAMAGNLLSSVETLVGVELNEHLQSQVDDLYDSSLEYINNIYLIERDLTVTGGNIYSKVFSEAVPNRQVLYQETVEAWPETIISEPYVSPYSGWTVTISRSIRQGKDYVVVAVDLNIGSLVNRMLELSGTEDIRLGLLSAEGNVIAWPAQAGSGSSRVAPPELKVGTLTARDIINEPYQQLTVRTEQMTRMYIDKRYLPRLNWVAFSVLQGSRVENALNLLEHYLVYFIAFGFMVSLAAAWLIARFIRKPLNRLMRVMRQMKADQHLNVVIRDDRKDEFGELASEFSDMIRKIRHLIDNLNASEKLKRDLEFQVLQSQINPHFLYNTLGSISNVVELGRTEQVDPIIGALISILEYGVADASDQVTLRDELWNVEHYLLIQNIRYDGHFEFVTKVDQELWDWPVLRLMLQPIVENSIFHGYRGSSRMGPIRISAWREAEAVLISVEDHGVGMTEEQVEALLAPDRYSTVPHRRKRIGLYNIHKRIQLHCGNELSGLEVRSAVGEGTTVTIRWVME, encoded by the coding sequence ATGCGCTGGATTCACGGAATATCGTTTAAACTGTTTACGTTATGCTTCGCGATTCTGCTCTGTTCCATTCTCTTGATCAGTCTGGTGTCCTATCAATTTATGCGGGGCGAGATGGTGAAGCATGAGAGAGTGTACACGGAGCAGATTCTGCTCAAGGTGGAGCAATACCTCGACTTGTATTCGGCTATGGCCGGTAATTTGCTCTCGTCGGTAGAGACGCTGGTCGGCGTTGAATTGAATGAACATCTGCAGAGCCAGGTTGACGATCTGTACGATTCCAGCCTGGAGTACATCAACAACATCTATCTGATTGAGCGGGACCTGACGGTGACGGGAGGCAATATCTATTCCAAAGTGTTTAGTGAAGCCGTCCCGAACCGGCAAGTCCTGTATCAGGAAACGGTGGAGGCCTGGCCGGAGACCATCATCAGCGAGCCTTATGTCTCCCCGTATTCCGGGTGGACGGTAACCATTTCCCGCAGCATACGGCAGGGTAAGGATTATGTCGTGGTGGCCGTGGATCTGAATATCGGATCGCTGGTGAACCGAATGTTGGAACTGAGCGGCACCGAGGATATTCGATTGGGTTTGTTGAGTGCCGAAGGAAATGTGATTGCCTGGCCCGCGCAAGCGGGTTCGGGTTCATCACGGGTTGCGCCGCCGGAATTAAAGGTAGGTACGTTGACAGCGCGGGATATCATCAATGAGCCTTATCAGCAGCTGACCGTCAGAACTGAACAGATGACACGCATGTATATTGACAAAAGGTATCTTCCCCGCCTGAATTGGGTGGCTTTTTCCGTCTTGCAAGGAAGCCGTGTGGAGAATGCGCTCAACTTGCTGGAGCATTACCTCGTTTATTTCATCGCTTTCGGATTCATGGTCAGTCTCGCGGCTGCATGGTTGATTGCGCGGTTTATCCGCAAACCGTTGAATCGTTTAATGCGGGTAATGCGGCAGATGAAAGCCGATCAACATCTCAACGTCGTTATACGGGATGACCGCAAGGATGAATTCGGCGAGCTTGCTTCGGAGTTCTCGGATATGATTCGCAAAATTCGCCATCTGATCGACAATCTGAACGCCAGCGAGAAGCTGAAGCGGGACCTGGAGTTTCAGGTGCTGCAATCGCAGATCAATCCTCATTTTCTGTATAATACGCTGGGCTCCATCAGCAATGTGGTTGAACTGGGAAGAACCGAACAAGTCGACCCGATTATCGGCGCTTTAATTTCAATCCTGGAGTACGGGGTTGCTGACGCTTCGGATCAGGTCACGCTGCGGGATGAACTATGGAATGTGGAACATTATCTTTTGATCCAAAATATTCGTTACGACGGCCACTTTGAGTTCGTGACAAAGGTGGATCAGGAATTGTGGGACTGGCCTGTGCTGCGCCTGATGCTGCAGCCGATTGTGGAAAACAGTATTTTTCACGGGTACAGGGGGAGTAGTAGGATGGGGCCGATCCGCATAAGCGCTTGGCGGGAAGCGGAGGCGGTTCTGATTTCCGTTGAAGATCATGGCGTGGGGATGACGGAAGAACAAGTGGAAGCTTTGTTGGCGCCGGACCGGTACAGCACCGTTCCGCATCGCCGGAAGCGTATCGGGTTATACAACATCCACAAACGGATCCAATTGCACTGTGGAAATGAGCTCAGCGGGCTTGAGGTGCGAAGTGCGGTGGGCGAAGGAACAACGGTAACGATTCGATGGGTGATGGAGTAA
- a CDS encoding response regulator transcription factor: MRTLTCFIVDDEPLIVQRLASLWDKPEFAAGGYKLIGKACSGQEGLELALELKPDIVITDIVMPHMTGIDLITALKPRLKETVFVILSAYKDFDYAKQAMALNVTEYLVKVPLNERDLLRALNNARLTIEANSEQGSKLSRIEQSMREHSYRLRKQVMAELLEAGGASITLPGSVIASVMERNREALMIRFEPKTYCCMHLRIDAFDAFQGRYDVTDQKRMRYAVINIAEETMQAFGHGFMFELTGGGGGRFAAFLSWKQVNSAQRLEEQCYAFGTELVRNVNQYLKLQVSAGFSRSYTGWERLGLASRDAAGALQDAFYKEARAVVTPARRLVYREEALTRFREMLDDLVLHAVSDKPLTFGWGELQALLERKETEPAKLCEAAEEFGLTLRKHRLLVVADTGVNWGDNLSSFVRKLGQIWSEALRLKAATRDGLLERDELKKAKKYIADHLAEKVALGDVAHHVGLNMTYFSEMFKKECGESFTDYVNRMRIEKAMEMMRTRRYNNQELSLAVGIANERYFCTLFKKYAGATPQKFMTMKR, encoded by the coding sequence ATGCGAACGTTGACGTGCTTCATTGTAGATGATGAGCCGCTGATTGTTCAGCGGTTAGCGAGTCTCTGGGATAAACCGGAGTTTGCCGCAGGCGGTTACAAGCTGATTGGCAAAGCCTGTTCCGGGCAAGAGGGCTTGGAGCTTGCGCTGGAATTGAAGCCGGATATCGTGATTACCGACATTGTGATGCCTCATATGACGGGCATTGATTTGATTACAGCGCTGAAGCCCCGGCTGAAAGAAACCGTGTTTGTTATTTTGAGCGCGTACAAGGATTTTGACTATGCCAAACAGGCCATGGCGTTGAATGTGACAGAGTATCTGGTGAAAGTCCCGTTGAATGAACGCGATTTGCTGCGAGCGTTGAACAACGCCAGGTTGACGATTGAGGCGAATTCGGAGCAAGGCTCGAAGCTGAGCCGGATTGAACAATCGATGCGGGAACACAGTTACCGTTTGCGTAAGCAAGTGATGGCGGAGCTGCTGGAAGCGGGGGGAGCGTCCATTACGCTGCCCGGATCCGTCATAGCTTCGGTAATGGAGCGTAACCGGGAGGCTTTGATGATCCGGTTTGAACCCAAGACGTATTGCTGCATGCATCTGCGCATTGATGCGTTCGATGCCTTTCAGGGGCGATACGACGTCACGGATCAGAAGCGTATGCGATACGCCGTCATCAATATCGCGGAGGAAACGATGCAGGCGTTTGGCCATGGGTTTATGTTTGAGCTGACAGGCGGCGGTGGCGGCCGGTTCGCGGCCTTCCTGTCCTGGAAGCAGGTAAACAGCGCGCAGCGGCTGGAAGAACAGTGCTACGCGTTCGGAACGGAATTGGTTCGGAACGTGAACCAGTATCTGAAGCTGCAGGTATCCGCGGGGTTTAGCCGGAGCTATACGGGTTGGGAGCGGTTGGGTTTGGCTTCCCGGGATGCGGCGGGCGCGCTGCAGGACGCGTTCTACAAGGAAGCGCGGGCGGTGGTGACACCTGCGCGCAGGCTGGTTTACCGGGAGGAAGCGTTGACGCGGTTTCGGGAGATGCTCGACGACCTTGTGTTGCATGCGGTGAGCGACAAACCGCTGACGTTTGGTTGGGGGGAGCTGCAGGCGCTGCTGGAGCGGAAGGAAACGGAACCGGCCAAGCTTTGCGAGGCGGCTGAGGAGTTTGGGCTGACGTTACGGAAGCATCGGTTGTTGGTGGTTGCGGATACGGGTGTGAACTGGGGCGACAACCTAAGTTCCTTCGTGCGGAAGTTGGGACAGATCTGGTCGGAGGCTTTGCGCCTGAAAGCGGCCACCCGCGACGGTTTGCTGGAACGGGATGAGCTGAAGAAGGCCAAGAAGTATATCGCGGATCATCTCGCGGAGAAAGTGGCCTTGGGCGATGTGGCGCACCATGTCGGGTTAAACATGACCTATTTCAGCGAAATGTTCAAAAAAGAGTGCGGAGAAAGTTTCACCGACTATGTCAACCGGATGCGGATCGAGAAAGCGATGGAGATGATGCGCACGCGGCGCTACAACAACCAGGAGCTGTCGCTTGCGGTGGGTATAGCGAACGAGAGGTACTTTTGCACATTGTTCAAGAAGTACGCGGGCGCCACGCCGCAGAAGTTTATGACGATGAAGAGATGA
- a CDS encoding NEW3 domain-containing protein, translated as MTSMTKWLHKLPGFMAVILLLSLLQPWPLDRLDLDTPAYAASGDEARFVDSFISGTAEGWTLGSPNWKAVTVQDTVYGTAQVLSQTLNSNTPEYTFIGNNTWTDYTLDVTMKPKNTSANGGNAVLFRASDNKNGYWFRFYKNAEGTTYLQLFRSVNGTLTNLGQKTYAWQDGGWYQIKIALLGAKMTISVNGVNEFTYTDTGATDEVKAGGIGFRSYLSELDVDRVEARGTFKLPEVNLGGESVLLDQGVQLYWRAWPEPETAAYRVLKGVAIPDSQELVYVPLATVAADVYGQGYLDAEAVKGSPYSYVIEALDATSVPISSSKHITGEYTPGIERLYIDSFNDGTADGWRLGSGSWVTREAGGGTSPATFALAQSKNSNTTEYTFLGNATWTDYTAVFTMRALNTSPGGSASVLFRANGDKNFYMFRLVKTTSGAFLIQTFKVLNGKLTTLTQKPFDWVEGTWYEVKISAIGTKIQVQLNGTMVTNVDDTTDPLLTGGIGFRSYLTEMEADRVEVAGKISPPEQNYNIRAKAGTEGISMEWNASLEPEAASYQLYRGTLDAATGLFQYTALGGPLSETVYMDTDVTPGTTYSYYLEVSDVRQRVFSVSNPALVTPLQEEVVAELQNDKLKLEFVRTSAEGTETFIGKRIFLSDGAGGWLPTPVNPLDEKYAVVYAANVQLRKLQFQEDNQQTHPVWSTTTANQTPNVFSAGETTWVRPSEIEITEQGVVLQTSVAEQYDLQWTWTLAEDGWPQVKQTFTPRKTGHWSVVAESFFRKPLNEINNIQLGFLINNKRLPSQPYMVPEYQLPNPLAMAEVNVEGAGPVQFGLAPDASEIPARMAKLETSKFGMLINAPDGGVQPGLAAPLLGAEGSLMTIDKPYTFDYHYIVERGDWSSVYEKVARRLYGFKDYRTSWQTSLTDAVHNMIELMMDDEHSGWWERAKGFKDIEILNAVKHGNSLAAWEAYLLTGDENIYRKRVLPLTESLISRSDRVFSPTEEKKGPGAVSDLGGAAYGAAALMPMYEMGKRSSAVLYNKGLQELSSGNKASLLDVLAGYRSSKDPNLLNQAKLIGDQIVASETKPGQTYTLSGTAFVFSNWPDWEALMDLYELTLDERYLEGVVKAADQFLTSVWMQPVPGKEIITVPGASVHRSPYVHWTGDRLGWPYDIAAMQRQVEGWIPSQAGLTLEQGITYEDLGGNGNIMNPNWAGYLLRLSQLTGKELYKDAARSAVVGRFGNYPGYYYRQYSVQQMDPRYPYDGPDITELYYHHIPIQIGLTLDFMINDMMYRAGGKIRFEGETDPGLSVGNNSFLWFRNKYYAHKQGEMYGMQGMQLWLPKGLVTTGTPQVSWIAATNGSTVAVPLMNYDEKPTTLTVKMDSARMGAAATRSVKVFDADGGETLASMSNGQLTLTLPAKGMMTVVLDGLNVKLQSLEWKGNSLQPDQQKLSYSKDVQEAPELGTIEGALLLHNNQEYDAYVYSTVKDSVVSEAVLHYNDGQGWKRQLKREYPFEFSVGPIPQEQPFQYIVETRTLSGKVHSSAMKSLVVTDELSWQQERVKLRLARAETLAGSELGRPLSAAKRTALINSIKQLRSTGQQVMLNTANGTPETTKALLLYLREVQKVQEWLNTNLPVFSGAHANALALHECIKLTQRIVSLRLAVLMPVEPEITTNLSSGTGLFQGEVLQLKVNVKNTTGIPMAEGKVLLQLPEGWALESGTSSRSLPKLLQGQSAQQIFMVRPTAATPTGTYMLPVTLKFMSNTAHMERNNALKVNVISKLRLELSSYRSTLLAGEAKPLDVTLFNDGAVSMSGTLHVDVPSDWTVEGQLAFEALAPGTSVTRTVQVKPSAQLQASEESAFVYADGGGAVSPKVLWRINGTRNVALSALGSIATASTELTGNNAAMKAIDGGYSSPQVERWISLDTMTQHDLTVAFGKPRTINKVIVRHMGVAGDPSFNTADFQLQYANSESGPWTNLTAPIVGNTDSVTEHTVSPVTATHLRLHITKGSPKDAYARIYEIEAYLAGTTTP; from the coding sequence ATGACTTCCATGACGAAATGGCTTCACAAGCTTCCCGGCTTTATGGCCGTGATCCTGTTGCTCTCCCTGCTTCAGCCTTGGCCGCTTGATCGGCTGGACCTGGATACTCCCGCTTATGCCGCGTCTGGTGACGAGGCACGATTTGTGGACTCATTTATTTCCGGCACGGCAGAAGGTTGGACGCTCGGCAGTCCGAACTGGAAGGCGGTTACCGTTCAGGACACCGTCTACGGCACGGCGCAAGTGTTGTCGCAAACGCTCAACAGCAACACGCCCGAGTATACGTTTATAGGCAATAACACGTGGACTGATTATACACTGGATGTAACCATGAAACCGAAGAACACGTCTGCGAACGGCGGGAATGCTGTGCTCTTTCGGGCTTCGGACAACAAGAACGGTTACTGGTTTCGCTTTTACAAAAATGCGGAGGGAACCACATATCTTCAACTGTTCCGCTCCGTGAACGGCACCCTGACTAATCTGGGCCAAAAAACTTATGCCTGGCAGGACGGTGGGTGGTATCAAATTAAGATTGCTTTACTCGGCGCCAAAATGACGATATCGGTCAACGGTGTAAATGAATTCACTTACACGGATACCGGTGCCACAGATGAAGTGAAAGCCGGCGGTATCGGTTTTCGTTCATATTTGTCCGAGTTGGACGTGGACCGTGTTGAAGCCAGAGGAACTTTCAAGCTCCCCGAGGTGAATCTTGGCGGGGAGTCGGTATTGCTCGACCAGGGAGTCCAGCTGTATTGGAGAGCCTGGCCGGAACCGGAAACGGCCGCTTACCGTGTGCTGAAGGGAGTCGCGATTCCGGACTCGCAGGAACTGGTTTATGTGCCCCTGGCCACCGTTGCAGCCGATGTGTATGGTCAAGGGTATTTGGACGCGGAGGCGGTTAAAGGCAGCCCTTACTCGTACGTCATCGAGGCGCTTGATGCAACCTCGGTGCCTATAAGCTCCTCCAAGCATATCACAGGAGAATATACGCCTGGTATCGAACGGCTGTATATTGATTCCTTCAATGACGGAACCGCGGATGGTTGGCGTCTGGGCAGCGGGTCCTGGGTAACCCGGGAGGCGGGAGGCGGAACGAGTCCGGCTACGTTTGCACTGGCCCAAAGTAAGAACAGCAATACAACGGAATATACTTTTCTCGGCAATGCCACATGGACCGATTATACGGCCGTCTTCACCATGCGAGCGTTAAACACATCTCCGGGCGGAAGCGCATCTGTGTTGTTCCGGGCGAATGGAGACAAAAATTTTTACATGTTTCGTTTGGTTAAAACGACAAGCGGCGCGTTTCTGATCCAGACCTTTAAAGTGCTGAACGGCAAGCTGACCACTTTGACCCAGAAGCCCTTCGATTGGGTGGAGGGCACGTGGTATGAAGTGAAAATTTCAGCCATAGGCACCAAAATCCAAGTTCAATTGAACGGCACAATGGTCACGAACGTGGACGATACAACGGATCCGCTGTTGACCGGGGGGATCGGTTTCCGTTCTTATTTAACAGAAATGGAAGCGGACCGGGTAGAAGTAGCGGGTAAAATCTCACCGCCCGAGCAAAATTACAACATCCGCGCCAAAGCCGGCACCGAAGGCATCAGCATGGAGTGGAACGCTTCGCTGGAGCCGGAAGCAGCGTCGTATCAACTCTATCGCGGTACTTTGGATGCGGCTACCGGATTGTTTCAGTATACAGCCTTAGGAGGACCGCTCAGCGAGACGGTGTATATGGATACAGACGTTACGCCGGGAACGACCTATTCCTATTATCTTGAAGTGTCGGATGTCCGTCAGCGGGTATTCTCCGTTTCCAATCCCGCTTTAGTCACGCCGCTTCAGGAGGAAGTGGTCGCCGAGCTTCAGAATGATAAGCTCAAGCTGGAGTTTGTTCGGACCTCCGCGGAGGGGACGGAGACGTTTATCGGGAAGCGGATCTTTCTGTCGGACGGGGCAGGGGGATGGCTGCCCACACCTGTGAATCCGCTGGATGAGAAGTATGCCGTTGTTTATGCCGCTAATGTTCAACTCCGTAAATTGCAATTCCAGGAGGATAATCAGCAAACGCATCCGGTGTGGTCCACAACAACCGCGAATCAAACACCTAATGTGTTTAGCGCCGGGGAGACTACTTGGGTTAGACCTTCGGAGATTGAGATTACGGAACAAGGCGTGGTGTTGCAAACTTCCGTGGCGGAGCAATATGACCTTCAATGGACTTGGACTTTGGCCGAAGACGGCTGGCCCCAAGTGAAGCAAACGTTCACGCCGCGGAAGACAGGGCACTGGTCTGTGGTGGCGGAGTCGTTCTTCCGTAAACCGCTGAATGAAATTAATAACATTCAGTTAGGGTTTCTGATTAATAACAAACGCCTGCCTTCCCAGCCTTACATGGTGCCTGAATATCAGCTGCCGAACCCGCTCGCAATGGCCGAGGTTAACGTGGAAGGCGCAGGTCCGGTCCAATTCGGGCTTGCCCCCGATGCGTCAGAGATTCCGGCACGCATGGCGAAGCTTGAAACTTCCAAGTTCGGCATGCTGATTAATGCTCCGGACGGCGGCGTACAGCCGGGATTGGCAGCGCCTTTGTTGGGCGCGGAAGGATCTCTAATGACCATAGATAAGCCTTATACGTTCGATTACCACTATATAGTGGAGCGCGGGGACTGGTCGTCCGTGTACGAGAAGGTAGCTCGGCGGCTATACGGTTTCAAAGACTACAGAACCTCTTGGCAAACTTCGCTCACAGATGCCGTTCACAACATGATTGAACTCATGATGGACGATGAACATAGCGGTTGGTGGGAGCGGGCCAAGGGCTTTAAAGATATTGAAATACTGAACGCGGTGAAGCACGGGAACAGTCTGGCCGCATGGGAAGCTTACCTGTTGACAGGGGACGAGAATATTTATCGCAAAAGGGTGCTGCCGCTGACCGAATCCCTGATTTCCCGCAGTGATCGTGTGTTCTCGCCGACAGAGGAGAAGAAGGGCCCTGGCGCGGTATCGGACTTAGGCGGGGCAGCCTATGGCGCCGCGGCACTGATGCCCATGTACGAGATGGGTAAACGCAGTTCTGCCGTGCTGTACAACAAGGGCTTGCAAGAACTGAGCAGCGGGAACAAAGCAAGCTTGCTGGATGTGTTGGCCGGGTATCGATCCAGTAAAGACCCTAACTTGCTAAACCAGGCGAAGCTGATCGGGGATCAGATTGTCGCTTCGGAAACCAAGCCGGGTCAGACGTATACGCTCAGCGGAACAGCGTTCGTATTCAGCAATTGGCCGGACTGGGAAGCGTTGATGGACCTGTATGAGCTTACTCTGGATGAGCGTTATCTTGAGGGCGTGGTTAAAGCGGCGGATCAGTTCTTAACATCCGTGTGGATGCAGCCTGTTCCGGGGAAAGAGATTATTACGGTGCCCGGGGCCAGCGTCCATCGTTCCCCTTATGTGCACTGGACCGGCGACCGACTGGGATGGCCGTATGACATTGCGGCGATGCAGCGTCAGGTGGAAGGGTGGATTCCGTCCCAAGCCGGATTAACTTTGGAGCAAGGCATCACGTACGAAGATCTCGGCGGGAACGGGAATATCATGAATCCGAACTGGGCGGGCTATCTGCTCCGGTTGTCCCAACTAACGGGTAAGGAGCTGTACAAGGATGCGGCCCGAAGCGCCGTCGTTGGCCGGTTTGGCAACTATCCGGGTTATTATTACCGCCAGTATTCGGTTCAGCAGATGGATCCGCGTTATCCATATGACGGCCCGGATATTACGGAATTGTATTACCATCATATTCCCATTCAGATTGGGCTTACACTGGACTTTATGATTAATGACATGATGTACCGCGCGGGCGGTAAGATCCGGTTCGAGGGAGAGACGGATCCCGGACTAAGCGTGGGTAACAACAGCTTCCTCTGGTTCAGGAACAAGTATTACGCGCACAAGCAGGGTGAGATGTACGGAATGCAAGGGATGCAACTTTGGCTGCCCAAAGGATTGGTAACCACGGGAACGCCTCAGGTGAGCTGGATCGCGGCGACGAACGGGTCGACGGTTGCGGTTCCCCTGATGAATTATGATGAGAAGCCGACGACTCTAACGGTGAAGATGGATTCCGCACGGATGGGGGCTGCAGCCACTCGTTCAGTGAAAGTGTTCGATGCGGACGGCGGAGAAACCTTGGCGTCTATGAGTAACGGACAATTGACGCTGACTTTGCCGGCCAAGGGGATGATGACGGTGGTCCTTGACGGGTTGAATGTCAAGTTGCAATCCCTGGAATGGAAAGGCAACAGCTTGCAACCGGATCAGCAGAAGCTTAGTTACAGTAAGGATGTTCAGGAAGCGCCGGAGCTGGGAACCATAGAAGGCGCCCTGCTGCTTCATAACAATCAAGAGTATGACGCTTATGTATATTCAACCGTCAAGGACAGTGTCGTATCCGAAGCGGTGCTTCATTACAACGACGGGCAAGGGTGGAAACGCCAATTAAAGCGGGAATACCCGTTTGAATTCTCGGTAGGTCCGATTCCGCAAGAGCAGCCCTTCCAATATATTGTGGAAACACGCACCTTATCCGGGAAAGTGCATTCCTCCGCAATGAAGTCTTTGGTTGTTACTGATGAATTAAGCTGGCAGCAGGAGCGGGTAAAACTGCGCTTGGCCCGCGCTGAAACGTTGGCAGGCTCTGAACTGGGACGCCCGTTGAGTGCAGCGAAGAGGACCGCGTTAATTAACTCGATCAAACAATTAAGATCAACAGGACAACAAGTCATGTTGAATACGGCTAACGGGACACCGGAGACGACGAAGGCATTGCTTCTCTATCTTAGAGAGGTACAGAAAGTACAAGAATGGCTCAATACGAATCTGCCTGTATTTTCCGGAGCCCATGCCAATGCTCTAGCGTTGCATGAGTGTATAAAGCTTACACAGCGAATCGTGTCCCTTCGGCTGGCTGTACTTATGCCTGTTGAACCGGAAATCACGACAAACTTGTCTTCAGGGACCGGTCTGTTTCAAGGTGAAGTGTTGCAACTGAAAGTGAATGTGAAGAACACGACGGGTATTCCCATGGCTGAGGGAAAAGTCTTGCTCCAACTGCCGGAGGGATGGGCGCTGGAGAGCGGAACGAGCAGCAGGAGCTTGCCTAAACTGCTCCAGGGTCAATCGGCGCAACAGATCTTCATGGTTCGCCCGACGGCTGCAACGCCAACCGGAACCTATATGTTGCCTGTCACCTTGAAATTCATGTCGAATACTGCTCATATGGAAAGAAATAACGCATTGAAAGTGAATGTGATTTCCAAACTGAGGCTTGAACTGTCCTCCTATCGCTCAACACTGCTCGCGGGAGAGGCTAAACCGTTGGATGTTACCTTGTTTAACGATGGGGCTGTCTCCATGAGCGGAACACTGCATGTGGATGTCCCTTCGGACTGGACAGTGGAAGGGCAACTGGCGTTCGAGGCTTTAGCGCCAGGCACCTCTGTTACCCGTACGGTCCAGGTTAAACCGAGCGCGCAGCTTCAGGCGTCGGAAGAGAGTGCATTCGTATATGCCGATGGCGGGGGCGCGGTTTCGCCCAAAGTGCTGTGGCGGATTAACGGTACACGCAATGTCGCACTGTCCGCACTGGGCAGCATAGCAACGGCGAGCACCGAGTTAACCGGCAATAACGCGGCAATGAAAGCCATTGACGGCGGCTACTCTTCACCGCAAGTGGAGCGGTGGATCAGCCTGGATACGATGACGCAGCATGATCTCACCGTCGCCTTCGGCAAACCCAGAACTATAAACAAGGTAATTGTTCGGCATATGGGGGTGGCGGGCGACCCATCCTTTAATACCGCCGACTTCCAGTTGCAATATGCCAACAGCGAGAGCGGGCCTTGGACGAATTTGACGGCGCCGATTGTCGGAAATACAGACTCCGTCACGGAGCATACGGTAAGCCCCGTGACAGCCACACACCTGCGACTTCACATTACGAAAGGCAGCCCGAAAGACGCCTATGCCCGGATATACGAGATTGAAGCGTATTTAGCGGGTACAACAACACCTTAG